A genomic window from Borrelia hispanica CRI includes:
- a CDS encoding contractile injection system sheath initiator, with the protein MDIRIDNDFNLAFDSNLQLVDSIEEQKQRLFIFLKTPKGSLFYDPQWGLDYSHIVKLAKISSLAQIKTYLFNVIQDLKIDIVNLDVKIQSNTISIVFHFPNDTLNMEVKL; encoded by the coding sequence TTGGATATCAGAATTGACAATGATTTTAATTTAGCATTTGATTCGAATTTACAGCTTGTTGATAGTATTGAAGAACAAAAACAACGACTATTCATATTCTTGAAGACTCCAAAAGGTAGTCTTTTCTATGATCCTCAATGGGGTTTGGATTATTCACACATTGTGAAGCTTGCAAAAATAAGCTCTTTAGCACAAATCAAAACTTACTTATTCAATGTTATACAAGATCTCAAAATTGACATTGTAAATCTTGACGTAAAGATACAATCAAACACAATAAGCATTGTCTTTCACTTTCCAAATGACACTCTAAACATGGAGGTAAAATTATGA
- a CDS encoding DUF276 domain-containing protein (DUF276 is restricted to Borreliella and related spirochetes.), with the protein MSILFDSDVGVLKKNIEQIVNAKRQYLRDNYKILINDDPASIYNIIATSLAFKECELIDEVNKLFESIKPDSEYWQAIEKHISVKSTTYEAIKNSLLSINGITHANIKSTAGTASIYLIIDDEFMNSNKTQIEDTNLKANIWNTLYLTCPIGTTFEGDIIIDGINNNNQRIEYKVSLGKKKYVYLKSKYKVNVKNHLYLNVDAKIRDIYTRIANNNYGDMGISFEYQDFFAPVNEIKGVHCIDVSVALKENLNTKINEINDNEFKNNENIQVEENEILDFDFTSDRLLINISS; encoded by the coding sequence ATGAGCATACTGTTTGATTCTGATGTTGGAGTCTTGAAAAAGAATATTGAACAAATTGTAAATGCTAAACGTCAATATTTGAGAGATAATTATAAAATATTAATTAACGACGACCCAGCATCCATTTATAACATTATTGCAACATCACTTGCATTTAAAGAATGTGAACTAATTGATGAAGTTAACAAATTATTTGAATCTATAAAACCTGATTCTGAATATTGGCAAGCGATAGAAAAACATATAAGTGTCAAAAGTACTACTTATGAGGCTATTAAGAACTCTCTACTATCTATTAATGGTATTACACACGCAAATATCAAAAGTACTGCTGGTACAGCTAGTATCTATCTTATTATAGATGATGAATTTATGAATTCGAATAAAACACAAATAGAAGATACAAATCTAAAAGCAAATATTTGGAATACACTTTATCTAACATGTCCAATTGGTACTACTTTCGAAGGAGACATCATTATCGACGGAATTAACAACAATAATCAAAGAATCGAATATAAAGTGTCACTTGGTAAGAAAAAATACGTATATCTCAAAAGCAAATATAAAGTAAATGTTAAAAATCATCTATATCTTAATGTTGACGCTAAAATTAGAGATATTTACACCAGAATTGCAAATAATAATTATGGTGATATGGGAATTAGTTTTGAATATCAAGATTTCTTTGCTCCTGTGAATGAAATTAAGGGCGTACACTGCATTGATGTCTCTGTTGCTCTAAAAGAAAACTTGAATACAAAAATTAATGAGATCAATGATAACGAATTTAAGAATAATGAAAATATTCAGGTTGAAGAAAATGAAATTCTTGATTTTGATTTTACTTCTGATAGATTGTTAATCAATATATCCTCATAA